In Lolium rigidum isolate FL_2022 chromosome 3, APGP_CSIRO_Lrig_0.1, whole genome shotgun sequence, the genomic window GCATCAGAGTAGAACCATCTCATATCTAGGCAACCATCTCATATCTAGGCAATGGTTTTAGAATAGAATAATTTCTTCCGGTAATCTGCTGTTTTCAGAATGCACCGCTCAATAGAAAATAACCATTCCAAAAGCTTAGACAACCCATCATACATGGGCGATTCTTGTCCGTCACGACGCGGCCACCAGCCGAAGCGTCTCATCGGAGCCGTTGGCGCTCTTCTCGGCCATGAGAGCCTGCAGGTCGCTGCCGTTGGCGAGGCTGTTGAACTCGACGGACCTGGACGGGTCCGTGGGGTACTTCCGCTGGCAGAAGGTCATGAGCCGCTTCACCGACTGCAGGTACTTCCTCGTCGTCTCGTCGTTCATCACGTGCGCCACGCTGTTGGTGTGGATCTTCTCGCGGGCGGACCGCTCGTGGATGCCCACCATGGTGACCCCGATGGGCCACGGCGAGTTTCCGATCGCCAGCTTGATGTAGTTGTCCGTCGCCGCCAGGTAGTCCCGCCGCATGCAGCACCTCACCACGTCGAGCAGAGCTCGCTGGACGTCGTCGGGGAGAGCCTGCAAATGAATCCATCAGTCAAAATGTTGAATCCCAATTCCCCACAGAACAAGTTGTGTTGCAGATTGCAGAATCAATCGAAAAGGAAAATTGTACATAATTGGAGCAGATTGGAAGTGCTGCATACCTTCTTCTCGCAGAGTCTGAAGAGGGGATCGAGGTAGCGCGCACACTGCTTGCAGGTGGCCACCACGGCCTTGCCCTTGGCCGTCCGGCGCTCTTCCTCGGGCATCTCGTCcaccttttttttcgataaagggaatatattaatatcaaaaagatatcaattacacccagcctctgcaacaacgcaccaccctaatggcactacggatgcacacagccaaaaaaaggaaaagaaaactaagaaataaaagtcccgctacgatatctcgggcctaacaacaacaatacatccaccgccaagacaacacccgaagtacggactctccaaaaacgacgcctccaagaagggaacaggtgctctaacaccgtcgtcgcccgatcaacgatcttaggttttcaccccgaagatagtccccactctcaaaacaatgcctccaacaaggtcattgccgggcacaaccggttaaggccggaccttgggatttcaccccgaaaggtaggactacGAACTTCACatatgttgtcgcccccactatcataccgctgttgtgaggcccgtaacaccaagcaagtccctcaacagcgcgaagacttgaacctcccttagctagtcctcccctccggccttcatgtacttctcttcttccgactttcatcatggatccatagtcacttgatgtcaacacgagaAAAgaacttcgcgccgctccctccggaccaaacggtcggaataaaagcatgggtgcgcacgaccgaataccaccgatccgagCAAACTCCGGGCACaaagcaccgttacattcgccggcggagccttcggaactcaacactccggctagatcacgagtccggagcctccggtaggtcttcctcttcacgcaagagagaccctaggaccacgccCGCCACCCGCCACCGGGTCGACGGCGCCACCgccatccggggccgccgcccttggtgccgtggtcccaAACCATGAGGAGGAGCGGTGCGAGATCCGTCTCCATCACCGCCGGCCCGGCGATGCCGAGGCTAGGACGGAAGGAGAGGATCGCGCCGCCGAGGATCCGGGTttacgccgcccccatcaccgcccgcccgaaggtcgcgacgaggaagaggagagctGCGCCCCCGGATCAAGGccatgccgccgccaccatcaccggcctcccggcgagggccgcgccgccgccaccctccacGGTCCGGGGCCATCCCCCCGTGCGGAGGCTAGCCTCCTTCCGCCGCACGGAGGGATCATGCGAGgagccccgccgcccccatcaccggccgcgccggcccgccggcgacgacctccggggacgacgaggagggcgggaggaggaggggaggacggcggcggcggcggctagggtttccgcccTAGGTCGCCCAGGAGGGGGACGACCCGAGCATCTCGTCCACCTCCTGGCTCCACTCGGTTAACAGCCTCTTGAAGAAGGCCATGATCTTGTCCTCCTCGCAGAGCTCCTCAAATGGCACCTGCTTTTCCTCCTCTTTCACGCCGTCgctcctctcggccgcgccgaccgCCTTGGGCTTCGCCGCCACTACCTTGGCACGCAGGGCCTGGATGTCGCGAAGGAAGTCGTTGGTCTGCCCCTCCCCGATCTCCGCGGCGTCGACGTCCGCGACCGCGGCGGGGTCCTCGAGCACGTCGTGGAGGCGGCGGAGACGCGCGGCGTCGTCCTCGCCGAAGAGCGTGGCCGGCTGGCGTAGAAGCCGCAGCCGCCGCACGACCTCCTCCCTCGGGAGCGACGACTCCTTGGGAGCGTCCGCGCGCTCGGCCTTCGCCGCCTCGCCGACGACGGCGGGTGGAGGTAATGAGGAGGATGACGCGGAGGGCGGGGCGGAGGGGCAGGAGGACCGGAGCTGCTGCTCCCGCTTTCGCTGCTTCTCGAGTAGGCGTTCCCGCTCGGCGGCGCGGAGGCGCTGGATCTCGCGCGCCTCGATCTCGGCGCGGCGGAGGACCTTGCGGCCGCCGAAGTCGGCGTCGATCAGCTGGCGCTTGCGCTGGAGCTCGCGCTTTAGGACGTCCATGGCGAGGTGGAGTACTGGAGTCGATGGTTGGTTTCCGCGGAGAAGATTGCGGAGGTGGCGGCGGATCGGAGCGTGTGTGTTGGCTTTTGAGATTTCCGGGATCGGGATTCTGGAAGGTTCCCGAGTTCGCGTTCGAATCGATGACGGTTGGCCGAGGAGGAAGGGTAGATCCGAACTCCCGCGAACCTTCTCGATCTCGAGCCTTTGAACTTCGGATGCGGCCTCTGATAGCGAGCGGCCCATCTAGCACAAGGCACGAGGCCCACCCAGAGGCAGCCCGGCCAGGCGACGCATAGACGATCACGATCAAATCCTAACGATCAAACCCTAAGAAACGAAGAACCAGCTCAAAAGAACAAATAATCGCGATCGATCAGTTGATCCCAATCGTTTCATACTTCTCGTTTTTGGTGGCGCTGCCTATTTCTCGACGAGGCCGTCCCAGGTCGCCGTCGCCCGTATCGCTGGCAGGTCGCCGGAGAAGCGAGAACGGCGAACCGCCCTTGTACGCTCGGCCTGATTTTCTGTTTTCAGTTAGGCTTTTCTTTCGCTTTTTGTATATGATCTTTCGTTGATCAAATTCCAGTTAGACTGTGCGCTGATTTATGCTGGTAGAAGATTCTGCTAGTTCATGACCAACCCCTTTGCAAGTTTATAACGATGACTAACCCTATTTTCACCGTAATGATTCTTACTGACTAGTCCACGTTTTTTTAATTCCCAAACTGTAGGTCTAGCTTTTTGATTGTGTTGCTATTGCTTGAACGGGAAGGTGCTTTGAGATCGACCATGAAAGGAAGTAACAATGGTAAAGTGTAATGCTTTACATCGCAAATAATAAGTGTATTGCTCTTAGTCTTAGATTTATCAATTTATCACATGATTTTTTATTTACTACAGTAATACTACTGAATAATATCTGCTTCTTTGCAGGCAAATCCGATCTGACGTCGTATCTCGCTGCTGTTGGTCGTCTATTTTCACGGTTTGGAGTGTTTGATGCTTTATTGCTCAACTTTCTAGATTAGTCAACCAATATTATAAGTCGCACTTTTCAATTTTGATATAGGAGTTTTCAGCGCTAAACCCCTACGTGATTATGTTTAATAGTTAATGTGCTACTCTCTTAAGCATTATTGCACCGTCTGATACTGCAGCTGCGTACCGACCTCCCATGTACATCATGTGGACAAGCAAGACGAACCACCTAGTAGCTGGCCTATGGGCCGTACCACCGAGATGAAGATGAAGCTCGCCGTGGACAGGTCAAAGAACCGCGTGCTCTTCGCGGACGCAGGGTCCGACGTCGTGGAGATCCTCCTCAGCTTCCTGACGGTTCCACTCTCTGCGCTTCATCTCATCACAGGCCTGTCATCCTCGCCGGTTTGCCTCACGAACCTCATCAACAGCCTCAACCACCTCAGGAAGAGCGAGCTGCTCAAAGTTGACGCCTGCCATGGCACGTTTCTCGATACTTTGCTCAGCGATGGCTTCAGGTCTGCAATGCTAGCTTAGCTAGCTAGTACTGGTTCACTGTTCCAAACACATTGTCTAGCAGTTGACACTTACCAATTTCTGGTATTCGCAGGCTATGTAAATCACCTTGCAATTACAACGAATGCAAGTGTTGCGACGCCCTGGCTAGACTTCTGCATGTTCACGCCGATACAGAGGTGTGTTTAAGGGGTAAAGAACGGTTTGTAATCACTGATGACTGGCGGATCAAGCCAGCATCCACGACCAGCTTGATGTCGCTTGGTACAATGTTCTATAGTGGTGCTGGTATGATTGGCCGTGACTTTGAGGAGGTCGAAGTGTGCATCGGCTGGGCGGAGGTAATGAAGAACGCTAATGATGATTTTGGTGCATACACGTATAGTACATCGTTGGGTTTAAGAGTTTGAGGATATTTTTCTCTACTAATTTGGACGAGTTTTTCTTTATGACATATGTAGGTTGTATCTATGGCGAAGGCATCACTTACATCAGATACTATATTCACGGATGTCTTTCTATCCAAGGGAGCTGATGATGACCATTCTGCTTCTCCAGTCAATGTGAAACCAAGCATCAATAAAAATATTGTGCATCCGTGCAGTAAAGAAAGTTCAGACCCctcaccaaaaatcaaggtaaAGTTTTTGTACGACATGCGCGAGAAGAAGGTCATGTATGCTGAATGCAAACATGGGTTCGTCGACTTGCTCCTGGGAGTCTTGACTTACCCGGTGTGTCGTGTGATCAAGAATGGGGATGCTGCCGGCGCTTGTCATCTCAGCAGAAGCCTGAACAATCTGTACAGCAGTGCCACCCATCTCGCCGCCACCGGCTTCTTAATGGGTCGCTTCCTCGAAGAGTCCACCTTACTGGATCCGGGCCTTGTGCCCTTTCCCGAGCTTGTGGAAGACCGGAAGTATATAATAGAGGATGATCTACTTATACATCAGGCGTCTGCTATGCTGGTAATGAAACACTGGTCTAGGAAACACATCACTCACGTGCATCATATAGGCCATACCATAAGGAAACATGAGGTAGCTAGCTTAGCTCTTGTAAATTCAAGCTGCGAAATTATTATGAGCAATACTTTTGCTGAGTTTCGGTTGTTGGTTTCGTTCTCCCACAGGATGTTGCTAAGCTAATGCATGCTGTGCTCACTTCGAAGATGGCCTTGACTGATGCATTCATGAGTAGGAAGGAGACGATGCAGATCTTTGTTACAATCGATGCAGAAAAGACCATAACCGTGAACGAAGTTGCGAGCACCGACACCATTGCCGCCGTCAAGAGAAAAATCGAAGACAAGGAGTCCATTCCAGCGAAACGTCGTTACACGTTAAGCTTTTGTGCAGAAGACTGGAAGACTCACGGACCGTTGCAGAATGTGACATTTGCGACGGACATACCATCCACCTACGTTATTAATACTACAATGGTAAAGCTGATGCCATCGTAGCAACTTTTGTTAACGTTTTGCTATTTGGTAACAAATCGACTGAACACTGGGTACATCCGTGGGACAATATTTTTCTCAAGGAGCTGCGCTCTACCGGTCAACCATCAAACCAGTACTGGTGCCAGTGATTCATGCCGAATGTCTCGGCATGCTTGTCTTGTTTCATATCGATGTGATATAGTATTTCTGATATCTAAATGAGAACACAATGAATTGTGGAATCCTTTTACGAACCAAGATCCACCGTAATTTGAATGGAACCTAACTTCAATAATCGAAACGTGTGTTAAATATATATGTATTATGCTTTCAAATAACAAGATTTCATTCTGTTTTATTTATATTGAATAGTATTATACATATATCACATCGATGTGAATGAAAATAAAATATATCTATAGGATTGAACGTGAACcaaatgtgttttcatatatCTGT contains:
- the LOC124700250 gene encoding pre-mRNA-splicing factor 18-like yields the protein MDVLKRELQRKRQLIDADFGGRKVLRRAEIEAREIQRLRAAERERLLEKQRKREQQLRSSCPSAPPSASSSSLPPPAVVGEAAKAERADAPKESSLPREEVVRRLRLLRQPATLFGEDDAARLRRLHDVLEDPAAVADVDAAEIGEGQTNDFLRDIQALRAKVVAAKPKAVGAAERSDGVKEEEKQVPFEELCEEDKIMAFFKRLLTEWSQEVDEMPEEERRTAKGKAVVATCKQCARYLDPLFRLCEKKALPDDVQRALLDVVRCCMRRDYLAATDNYIKLAIGNSPWPIGVTMVGIHERSAREKIHTNSVAHVMNDETTRKYLQSVKRLMTFCQRKYPTDPSRSVEFNSLANGSDLQALMAEKSANGSDETLRLVAAS